The genomic stretch CATGTTTGGTTACGGTTGGGTAGGGTTACGTGCTGCTTACCGGTTGTATGAACCAGCCCGAGGCTACAAGTTTTCGACGTACGCCTGCCAAAAAATTTCGGGTGCTATACGAGATGGGGTACGTGCCGAAGGTCCAATCCCGAAACGTTTAACAACATTTGTACGCAAAGCAGCAAAAGTTGAAGAAGATTTAGCGGCCGAGCTGTCACGCACACCAACCCTGTCAGAACTTGCCCAACAACTTCCTGAACATGTCGAACAGCTAAAACTGTTGCCCCGTTTAGCACCAGCGGCGTCTATCGACGAAATGTTAGCGGACTGCTACGACCAAGGTGGCGACCTTCCTTTTTTAACGTCTCACGAAGACCCCGCTATTGATGCTATCAAAATTTTGAGAGACGAGTCTGTACATGCTGCTTTAGCTAACCTCGCTCCCGATGAGGCAATAGCTGCCCGGATGCTTCTCCTAGAAGGACGAACCTTGACCGAAGCTAGGACAGCTATTGGGGTGTCTAACCAACGGTTACATGAACTTAGAGACTCAGCAACAGCACAACTCCGAGAAGCGTTATCTGGCTGGTCCCAGCTAACAACAGCCTAAACTAGCGCTCCGTACCAACTCATCTAACCAGTGGTTCTACGGGTAGCTATTCACCGGTTAAAACAACCTGCACAGAACCCAAACCCTCAGATACCACAGTCAAGGTTGTTTCTTTAGATAACGATGTCGGAGCATACAAATATAGGGTAGCGAAACCGTCCCGGTTGGTTGTCATTAATGGTGACACTTTGATGTTAGGATCCCCAGAAGCAATATAGGCTGTCACAGAAACCCCACCAACACCTTCACCCACAATGTTGAGGTCTAGATTCTCTGGGGAAACAACCTGAAGTGGTATAGCGTTAAGGACCATTGGTTGCATAGTTTTTTCAGCCACCGCAACAATACGGTCAGCTACTAGTTCCACATCTATGTGTAGCCACGTATCAGGTTCAGAATGTGTGGGATTCGAACCGCAAGTTTCGCTAGAAACATCCACCCCGA from Acidimicrobiia bacterium encodes the following:
- a CDS encoding sigma-70 family RNA polymerase sigma factor; the encoded protein is MSLPIGLTRQNDPTFPNVAWDLASVLAIVKKAETLTALTHQISPQLAITELCEVLTRKTTGYKPPEVPLGTLMVTTLAKHTQNWLTTQAELHNTPTSQQHNETIVRLLAQEWDETPKETSLPKVVEEATKIGLDAEKLAWCIIGYEAQHHIKLIWHEIHKLLRRYSERSAEDMFGYGWVGLRAAYRLYEPARGYKFSTYACQKISGAIRDGVRAEGPIPKRLTTFVRKAAKVEEDLAAELSRTPTLSELAQQLPEHVEQLKLLPRLAPAASIDEMLADCYDQGGDLPFLTSHEDPAIDAIKILRDESVHAALANLAPDEAIAARMLLLEGRTLTEARTAIGVSNQRLHELRDSATAQLREALSGWSQLTTA